A single region of the Pontibacter kalidii genome encodes:
- a CDS encoding DUF4265 domain-containing protein, protein MSENKQAHKIIFRFYSEVFDREMVETLWAQEVDADQGLYKIDSIPYYVPLIATDDIVRAKYDSMEEGLLFQETVTPSGNSTIQVIRQNEDTPLLDIRKKFAQLGCVSVEVNADFFVLEVPLTINYAVVKELLDDLEADGEIEYAEPSLSDVHREQTSS, encoded by the coding sequence ATGAGCGAGAACAAGCAAGCCCACAAGATCATTTTCCGTTTCTACAGCGAAGTTTTTGACCGCGAGATGGTAGAGACGCTCTGGGCACAGGAGGTGGACGCCGATCAGGGCCTTTATAAAATCGACAGCATCCCCTACTATGTGCCGCTTATCGCCACCGATGATATCGTGCGCGCCAAGTATGACTCGATGGAGGAGGGGCTCCTCTTCCAGGAAACGGTAACGCCTTCGGGCAACTCCACCATACAGGTTATCCGCCAGAACGAAGACACGCCGCTGCTCGATATCCGGAAAAAGTTTGCGCAACTTGGCTGTGTGTCGGTGGAGGTAAACGCGGATTTCTTTGTGCTGGAGGTGCCCCTGACCATCAACTACGCCGTAGTAAAAGAGCTGCTGGACGATTTGGAGGCCGATGGGGAAATAGAGTATGCCGAGCCGTCTCTCTCAGACGTGCACCGCGAGCAGACGAGCAGTTAA
- a CDS encoding malate:quinone oxidoreductase, with protein sequence MKNNNEAKDIKGPDVVLIGAGIMSATLGMLLKELNPDLKIEVLERLDVAAAESSDAWNNAGTGHSAFCELNYTPERPDGSIDTSKAVRIAESFEISKQFWAYLIKNRIIELPTSFIRNIPHISFVWGRDNVNFLRKRYEAMVQCHLFKDMVYSEDHRDLKEWIPLVMEGRDSQEPVAATRMDLGTDVNFGALTQSMFKHLQEENNVIMHFTHEVRKLRQVEDGRWRITVKNLKNGEKRKIYSRYVFIGAGGGALPLLEKSDIPEGKGYGGFPVSGQWLRCTNRDVIERHEAKVYGKAAVGSPPMSVPHLDTRYINGKRELLFGPYAGFSTKFLKKGSFMDLPKSIKAGNLRPMLSAGLRNMALTRYLIDQVRQTPDERVEALKDYFPNARPEDWELAVAGQRVQIIKKDPDKGGVLEFGTEVVSGANCTLAALLGASPGASTAVSIMLGLLERCFMHRINTEEWQEKLKEMIPSYGQSLSSDPALLDQVRNYTSEVLGLVPAVEKK encoded by the coding sequence ATGAAGAATAATAACGAGGCAAAGGATATCAAAGGACCGGATGTTGTGCTGATCGGGGCAGGGATCATGAGTGCCACGCTGGGCATGCTGCTGAAGGAGCTGAACCCGGATCTGAAGATAGAGGTGCTGGAAAGGCTGGACGTGGCTGCCGCCGAAAGCTCGGATGCCTGGAACAACGCCGGTACCGGCCACTCCGCCTTCTGCGAACTTAACTACACTCCCGAAAGACCCGACGGCTCCATCGATACCTCCAAGGCCGTTCGCATTGCCGAGTCGTTCGAGATATCGAAGCAGTTCTGGGCCTACCTCATCAAGAACAGAATCATTGAGCTGCCTACCTCCTTTATCCGCAACATACCGCACATCAGCTTTGTGTGGGGCAGGGATAATGTGAATTTCCTGCGGAAGCGTTACGAGGCGATGGTGCAGTGCCACCTGTTCAAGGACATGGTTTATTCTGAAGACCACCGCGACCTGAAGGAATGGATACCCCTGGTGATGGAAGGCCGAGACAGCCAAGAGCCTGTGGCAGCCACACGTATGGATTTGGGAACGGACGTGAACTTCGGTGCCCTCACGCAGAGTATGTTCAAGCACTTGCAGGAGGAGAACAATGTGATCATGCACTTTACCCACGAAGTGCGGAAGCTGCGGCAGGTGGAGGACGGTCGCTGGCGCATCACGGTGAAGAACCTAAAGAACGGCGAGAAACGCAAGATTTACTCCCGCTACGTGTTTATCGGTGCCGGCGGTGGGGCGTTGCCGCTGCTGGAAAAATCGGACATACCCGAGGGCAAGGGCTACGGCGGTTTCCCGGTAAGCGGACAGTGGCTCAGGTGCACGAATCGCGACGTCATAGAGCGGCACGAGGCCAAAGTATACGGCAAGGCTGCCGTTGGCTCGCCGCCCATGTCAGTACCGCACCTGGACACGCGCTATATCAACGGCAAACGCGAGTTGCTGTTCGGCCCTTACGCGGGCTTCTCTACCAAATTCCTGAAGAAAGGTTCCTTTATGGATCTGCCCAAATCGATCAAGGCCGGTAACCTGCGGCCCATGCTGTCGGCCGGTTTGCGGAACATGGCGTTGACCCGCTACCTGATTGACCAGGTACGGCAAACGCCGGATGAGCGGGTGGAGGCCCTGAAGGACTACTTTCCGAATGCCAGGCCAGAGGACTGGGAACTGGCCGTGGCCGGCCAGCGGGTGCAGATCATAAAGAAAGACCCCGACAAGGGAGGCGTGCTGGAGTTTGGTACCGAGGTGGTGAGTGGTGCCAACTGTACGTTGGCTGCATTGCTTGGGGCCTCGCCCGGTGCCTCCACGGCGGTATCTATTATGCTGGGGCTACTGGAGCGCTGCTTTATGCACCGCATTAACACCGAGGAGTGGCAGGAAAAACTGAAAGAGATGATTCCTTCCTACGGACAATCCCTGAGTAGCGACCCGGCCTTGCTGGACCAGGTGAGAAACTATACCAGCGAGGTGCTGGGGCTGGTGCCGGCGGTGGAGAAGAAATAG
- a CDS encoding ComF family protein, whose product MFEDLLSLLFPQTCYACRGALARGEEYICTDCSVKLTYTDFHVHGATELNPLQRRFWGKVPVRFAFSYLYFMPKGRVQRLLHQLKYKGAKELGEHLGQRYGSLLSDYHYSSHFDVIVPVPLHTYKLRRRGYNQAESFARGLSQSMKLPYSGKAIRRNTPTSTQTRKSRLDRWQNVEQVFEVARPEEVQGRHILLVDDVLTTGATLEACARALLAAGAAEVSIATIAAA is encoded by the coding sequence ATGTTCGAAGACCTGCTGAGTCTGCTGTTCCCGCAAACCTGCTACGCCTGCAGGGGCGCCCTGGCGCGTGGCGAGGAGTACATCTGCACCGACTGCAGCGTGAAATTGACTTACACAGATTTCCATGTGCACGGGGCCACCGAGCTGAACCCACTGCAGCGCAGGTTCTGGGGCAAGGTGCCGGTGCGGTTTGCTTTCTCCTATTTATACTTTATGCCGAAGGGACGGGTACAGCGGTTGTTGCATCAGTTAAAGTATAAAGGCGCCAAAGAACTGGGCGAGCACCTGGGGCAGCGCTACGGTTCCCTCCTCTCCGATTACCACTACAGCAGCCATTTCGATGTGATCGTGCCCGTGCCGCTGCACACGTATAAACTGCGCCGCCGGGGCTACAACCAGGCCGAAAGCTTCGCCAGGGGGCTTTCCCAAAGTATGAAGCTGCCCTACAGCGGAAAGGCCATACGCCGTAACACCCCCACCAGCACCCAAACCCGCAAGAGCCGCCTCGACCGCTGGCAGAACGTGGAGCAGGTGTTTGAGGTGGCAAGGCCGGAAGAGGTGCAGGGCAGACACATCCTGCTGGTAGACGATGTGCTGACCACGGGTGCCACCTTGGAGGCCTGTGCCCGCGCTTTGCTGGCAGCCGGAGCCGCAGAGGTAAGTATAGCCACCATTGCGGCGGCATAG
- a CDS encoding carboxymuconolactone decarboxylase family protein yields MSLVEEFNDYRTRMNERIMSYDNKVIKRFFNLDTNTYMAGALDVKTKEMLGLVASMVLRCDDCIKYHVGKCYEEGVTDEQFMEVASIANLVGGSIVIPHFRRAVEYWEELKERGSAE; encoded by the coding sequence ATGAGCTTAGTAGAAGAATTCAACGACTACCGCACGCGCATGAACGAGCGCATCATGTCATACGACAATAAGGTGATCAAGCGTTTCTTTAACCTCGACACCAACACCTACATGGCCGGTGCCCTGGACGTAAAAACGAAGGAGATGCTGGGCCTGGTAGCCTCCATGGTGCTGCGCTGCGACGACTGCATTAAATATCACGTGGGCAAGTGCTACGAAGAAGGCGTGACAGACGAGCAGTTTATGGAAGTAGCTTCCATCGCCAACCTGGTGGGCGGCTCTATCGTGATCCCGCACTTCCGCCGCGCCGTGGAGTACTGGGAGGAACTGAAGGAGCGGGGATCTGCCGAATAA
- a CDS encoding exodeoxyribonuclease III, with protein sequence MKIITYNVNGIRAALTKGFDTWLKAANPDVLCLQEIKADESKFDKALFEDMGYHVYLHPAVKKGYSGVAILSRDKPQHVEVGCGIDCYDMEGRVLRADYGDVSVMSVYMPSGSSGEERQKFKFQWMDDFHGYMGDLKQTLPGLVVSGDYNICHKPIDIHNPKSNAKSSGFLPEEREWMCKIVDSGFIDTFRHFNQEPHNYTWWSYRAGARNKNLGWRIDYNMATENLRSRLKRSAILTEARHSDHCPVLLELE encoded by the coding sequence ATGAAAATTATAACCTATAACGTAAACGGCATTCGTGCCGCTCTTACCAAAGGCTTCGATACCTGGCTGAAGGCCGCCAACCCCGATGTGCTGTGCCTGCAGGAAATTAAGGCCGATGAATCTAAATTTGATAAGGCGCTGTTTGAGGATATGGGCTACCATGTGTACCTGCATCCGGCCGTAAAGAAGGGCTACAGCGGCGTAGCCATCCTTTCCAGGGATAAACCGCAGCACGTAGAAGTGGGCTGTGGCATAGACTGCTATGATATGGAAGGCCGTGTGCTGCGCGCCGATTACGGCGACGTGTCAGTGATGAGCGTATACATGCCTTCGGGCTCCAGTGGTGAGGAGCGCCAGAAGTTTAAGTTCCAGTGGATGGATGATTTCCATGGTTACATGGGCGACCTGAAGCAGACGCTGCCGGGGCTGGTGGTGAGCGGCGACTACAACATCTGCCATAAGCCCATCGACATCCATAACCCGAAATCCAACGCAAAGAGCTCGGGCTTTCTGCCGGAGGAGCGCGAATGGATGTGCAAAATAGTAGATAGCGGCTTCATCGACACGTTCCGCCACTTTAACCAGGAGCCGCATAACTATACCTGGTGGAGTTACCGTGCCGGCGCACGCAACAAAAATCTGGGCTGGCGTATTGATTATAACATGGCCACCGAAAACCTGCGCAGCCGTTTGAAGCGCTCCGCCATACTTACCGAAGCCAGGCACTCGGACCATTGCCCGGTGCTACTGGAACTGGAGTAG